The Caulifigura coniformis genome includes a region encoding these proteins:
- the ligA gene encoding NAD-dependent DNA ligase LigA: MSESPANEVDRLRREIDRHNRLYFIEAAPEITDLDFDLLLKRLQQLEQEHPELDSPDSPTHKVGGAPIAGFTTVQHRIPMLSIDNSYDEAGVREFDQRVRKALGVESVDYTVEYKIDGVAVALVYEKGRLVQAVTRGDGRQGDDVTHNIRPMRSVPDRLVVDDQAHHDAKTIATALSEAEHIEIRGEIFIANRDFALLRSQQQERGESPFANSRNAAAGALKLLDPVESQRRKLRFFAHGIGDRAGIEFDTHLQFLEALRACAVPTTPRVERRTGVDATLEWCGQLMEGLHDLDFEVDGLVIKVDQLTLRETLGTTSKSPRWVVAYKWEKYEAVTQVLSIDVQVGKTGALTPVANLAPVEIAGTTVSRSSLHNRDELERLGVRIGDWVVVEKAGKVIPHVVRVELERRTGDEVEFQFPEKCPECGGDVARDEGGVYVRCINPDCPARLRETLRFFASRQAMDISGMGEKLVEQLTAEGLLTSLSDVYRLKDKRERLLELERLGEKSVEKLLEGIEISRSRPVWRLLTALNIRHVGVSTARALEQEFGSIDSIARQPLEELAETPDVGSVIARAIFDFFHSESGERIVQELKELGLNFGEARPEEERQARKATAAALASALTGPTADKPLTGMSIVVTGTLAKHKRDEIESMIRDLGGKASSSVSKKTAFLVAGEEAGSKLEKARTLGVEVIDEDEFLKRIGRS, encoded by the coding sequence ATGTCCGAATCTCCGGCGAACGAAGTCGATCGCCTGCGCCGCGAAATCGACCGGCACAATCGCCTGTACTTCATCGAGGCCGCTCCGGAGATTACGGACCTCGATTTCGATCTGTTGCTCAAGCGGCTGCAACAGCTCGAGCAGGAGCATCCCGAGCTCGATTCGCCCGACAGCCCGACGCACAAAGTTGGCGGCGCACCGATTGCCGGATTCACGACAGTGCAGCATCGCATCCCGATGCTGTCGATCGACAACTCCTACGATGAGGCCGGAGTCCGCGAGTTCGACCAGCGGGTCCGCAAGGCACTGGGCGTCGAGAGCGTGGACTACACCGTCGAATACAAGATCGATGGCGTCGCCGTCGCGCTCGTCTATGAAAAGGGACGGCTGGTGCAGGCGGTCACGCGGGGCGATGGCAGGCAGGGGGATGATGTCACGCACAACATCCGCCCGATGCGGAGCGTCCCGGATCGCCTGGTTGTCGATGATCAGGCCCATCACGACGCGAAGACAATCGCCACAGCACTGTCAGAAGCCGAGCACATCGAGATTCGGGGTGAGATTTTCATTGCCAATCGCGATTTCGCACTCCTCCGCAGTCAGCAGCAGGAACGGGGCGAATCTCCGTTCGCGAATTCACGAAACGCCGCAGCCGGAGCGCTGAAGCTGCTCGACCCTGTCGAATCGCAGCGCCGAAAGCTGCGGTTCTTTGCACATGGAATCGGCGATCGAGCAGGGATCGAGTTCGACACCCATCTGCAGTTTCTGGAAGCTCTCCGGGCGTGCGCCGTCCCGACCACGCCACGCGTCGAACGCCGGACGGGCGTTGATGCGACGCTCGAATGGTGCGGCCAGCTCATGGAGGGGCTTCACGATCTCGATTTCGAAGTCGACGGTCTGGTGATCAAGGTCGACCAGCTGACTCTTCGTGAAACCCTGGGGACCACCTCCAAGAGCCCCCGCTGGGTCGTCGCCTACAAGTGGGAGAAGTATGAAGCGGTGACGCAGGTCCTCTCGATTGATGTGCAGGTCGGAAAGACCGGGGCGCTCACGCCCGTGGCCAACCTGGCGCCCGTCGAGATTGCAGGGACCACGGTCTCACGCTCGAGCCTTCATAACCGCGACGAACTGGAGCGACTGGGCGTGCGCATTGGCGACTGGGTCGTCGTCGAGAAGGCCGGCAAAGTGATTCCGCACGTGGTCCGCGTCGAACTCGAACGCCGCACGGGGGACGAAGTCGAGTTCCAGTTTCCCGAGAAGTGCCCCGAGTGCGGCGGCGACGTCGCCCGGGACGAAGGAGGCGTGTACGTCCGCTGCATCAATCCCGATTGCCCCGCCCGGTTGCGGGAAACGCTCCGTTTCTTCGCCTCGCGACAGGCGATGGACATCTCCGGCATGGGCGAAAAACTTGTCGAACAGCTGACGGCGGAAGGGCTGCTGACCAGTCTTTCCGATGTCTATCGACTCAAGGACAAACGCGAGCGACTACTCGAGCTCGAACGACTCGGCGAGAAATCCGTCGAGAAGCTCCTCGAAGGCATCGAGATTTCCCGCAGCCGGCCGGTGTGGCGACTGCTGACTGCTCTCAACATCCGCCATGTCGGCGTCAGCACGGCTCGCGCGCTCGAACAGGAATTCGGGTCAATCGACTCGATCGCGCGGCAGCCTCTGGAGGAACTGGCAGAGACCCCCGACGTCGGCAGCGTGATCGCCAGGGCCATCTTCGACTTTTTTCACTCGGAGTCGGGCGAGCGCATTGTTCAGGAGCTGAAGGAGCTCGGACTGAACTTCGGAGAGGCGCGTCCCGAAGAAGAGCGCCAGGCCCGGAAAGCAACAGCCGCGGCATTGGCCAGCGCGTTGACCGGTCCGACCGCCGACAAGCCGCTCACCGGCATGTCGATCGTCGTCACGGGAACGCTCGCGAAGCACAAACGCGACGAGATCGAAAGCATGATCCGCGATCTCGGCGGCAAAGCGTCGAGCAGCGTCTCGAAGAAAACGGCCTTCCTGGTCGCCGGCGAAGAGGCGGGGTCGAAGCTGGAAAAGGCCAGAACGCTGGGGGTCGAAGTGATCGACGAGGATGAGTTCCTCAAGCGAATCGGCCGGAGCTGA
- a CDS encoding c-type cytochrome — protein sequence MSNSHISRACLAAVLFTAGLCTAIPLSHVRSANAPSTRRIPEGPLGETIQLGRTLVEKTATHDLTKAFVGNDLNCTSCHLDNGEHPTAGTFLKTATAYPAWSPRENRVITLEDRVLNCFMRSCNGIRPPLGSKPSVAITAYITWLSTGESIAMNARSPHGPLAVPALKIDPSTADRARGRQLYVDKCADCHSADGAGHDGNPPVWGPRSYNSGAGLAKDHNLANWLKVAMPLDDATLEDKDALDIAAYVNSHPRPTFVLHEHLPEESRRGEYNSESVPAGSGNDVKVAPGGAPGESPLRD from the coding sequence ATGTCGAACTCCCATATCTCACGAGCGTGCCTGGCGGCCGTGCTGTTCACAGCAGGCCTGTGCACGGCGATTCCGCTCAGCCATGTGAGGAGTGCGAACGCGCCGTCGACGCGGAGAATTCCTGAAGGGCCGCTTGGAGAAACGATCCAACTCGGCCGGACACTCGTCGAAAAGACCGCGACTCACGACCTGACGAAGGCGTTTGTCGGGAATGATCTGAACTGTACCTCGTGTCACCTGGACAACGGCGAGCATCCGACGGCCGGAACGTTCCTCAAGACGGCAACCGCCTATCCGGCCTGGTCCCCCCGCGAGAACCGGGTGATTACCCTCGAAGACCGGGTGCTGAACTGCTTCATGCGCAGCTGCAACGGAATCCGTCCTCCACTTGGGAGCAAGCCCTCGGTCGCGATCACGGCCTACATCACCTGGCTGTCCACCGGTGAATCGATCGCAATGAATGCCAGGAGTCCACATGGCCCGCTTGCGGTCCCGGCTCTGAAGATTGACCCCTCAACGGCCGATCGCGCCCGTGGCAGGCAGCTGTATGTGGACAAGTGCGCGGATTGCCACTCCGCCGACGGAGCGGGGCATGATGGCAATCCGCCCGTGTGGGGCCCGCGGTCGTACAACAGCGGAGCGGGACTGGCGAAAGACCACAATCTCGCCAACTGGCTCAAGGTGGCCATGCCGCTCGACGATGCCACGCTGGAGGACAAGGACGCCCTCGACATCGCGGCCTACGTGAACTCGCACCCGCGCCCGACGTTCGTGCTTCACGAGCATCTGCCCGAAGAGTCGCGGCGCGGCGAGTACAACTCGGAGAGTGTTCCAGCAGGATCCGGGAATGATGTGAAGGTCGCTCCCGGCGGCGCGCCCGGAGAAAGTCCCCTTCGGGATTAA